In one Myxocyprinus asiaticus isolate MX2 ecotype Aquarium Trade chromosome 1, UBuf_Myxa_2, whole genome shotgun sequence genomic region, the following are encoded:
- the rwdd gene encoding RWD domain-containing protein 4: MTANEDQEMELEALRSIYEGDDCFKELSPVSFQFRIGDLDDSKSFLLEVSWPETYPESAPQISLDAFFNNKISLDTKQYILSKMGEQVDANLGTAMMYTLFEWAKENQETLMENHQPMTSAVTLVSNSDIMNNSTSVSKKKEKKEQLTKAQKRKLIGRTDNKGELPRGWNWVDVIKVRQNSKLICKSHLSLKIRVHIILKSF, encoded by the exons ATGACGGCCAATGAAGACCAGGAG ATGGAGTTGGAGGCTCTGCGGTCTATCTATGAAGGAGACGACTGCTTTAAGGAGCTCAGCCCAGTGTCCTTTCAGTTCAGA ATAGGTGACCTGGATGATTCCAAATCATTCCTGCTAGAGGTGTCATGGCCAGAGACCTATCCCGAATCTGCTCCGCAAATATCATTAGATGCCTTTTTCAACAACAAAAT ATCACTGGACACAAAGCAGTACATTCTTTCGAAAATGGGTGAACAGGTAGATGCCAACCTTGGCACGGCCATGATGTACACACTCTTTGAGTGGGCCAAAGAGAACCAGGAAACACTCATGGAAAACCACCAACCTATGACATCTGCTGTG ACCCTGGTATCCAACAGTGATATCATGAATAATTCCACCTCTGTCAGtaagaagaaagagaagaaagaaCAACTCACCAAAGCACAGAAGCGGAAACTGATTGGAAGAACAG ATAATAAGGGAGAACTACCAAGAGGATGGAACTGGGTAGATGTTATTAAGGTAAGGCAAAATAGTAAGCTTATCTGCAAAAGTCATTTGAGTCTTAAAATAAGAGTGCACATAATTCTTAAAAGTTTCTGA